A window of the Dethiosulfovibrio peptidovorans genome harbors these coding sequences:
- a CDS encoding MATE family efflux transporter, translating to MNGQERIKMMGEGSVSKALFRLGVPMVFSMVVMALYNVVDTYFVSGLGTVPVAAVSVAFPFSLLFTGIGLSFGFGSGSFISRFLGSGDPERSVIYASTAVVASGAVAGIIAVAFQIFLPDLLEVAGARGVVLPVAMGYGRWFSGALVISAVNVALGNVTVSQGAPVMTLTAMSIGALSNMVLDPLFIYVFGFGVRGAAIATVLSQFLSLGLYVRFYRGPKTSVNIDLSRCSTSVGDYVAILKIGLSMFVSQILSALSMALISNKASLYGPSGVAAMGVVLRIVALGSFVVFGFVKGLQPLAGYSYGAGNGSRVRKAEKVCLIWTTSFCLLWMGVIAFFGNQVMSWFSTDPSVLKIGRKALQVQTLLFFTFGFQFTYATLCLALGHAREGTLLTVSRQGLFLIPTLILLHAFFGLDGVIYSQAVADVLATLLTVSLIMPVRKEVDAMIRVPRESHV from the coding sequence ATGAACGGACAGGAGCGAATAAAAATGATGGGGGAGGGCAGTGTCTCCAAAGCTTTATTCCGATTAGGGGTTCCTATGGTCTTCAGTATGGTGGTTATGGCTCTGTATAACGTGGTTGATACGTACTTCGTATCGGGGTTGGGTACGGTTCCTGTCGCTGCTGTGTCGGTAGCCTTCCCTTTTTCTCTGCTCTTTACGGGAATTGGTCTGTCCTTTGGGTTTGGAAGTGGCTCGTTCATCTCTCGCTTTCTCGGATCGGGTGATCCTGAACGTTCCGTGATCTATGCATCAACGGCAGTGGTGGCATCAGGCGCTGTTGCCGGTATTATAGCCGTGGCTTTTCAGATTTTTTTGCCCGATCTTCTTGAAGTCGCTGGAGCCAGGGGAGTGGTTCTGCCCGTCGCCATGGGATATGGACGGTGGTTTTCAGGGGCTTTGGTTATCAGCGCCGTCAACGTAGCTTTGGGGAACGTGACCGTTTCCCAGGGTGCTCCTGTTATGACACTGACGGCGATGTCCATTGGTGCTCTGAGCAACATGGTCTTAGATCCTCTGTTTATTTATGTTTTTGGGTTTGGCGTTCGAGGAGCCGCCATCGCAACGGTCCTTTCCCAGTTTCTGAGCCTGGGGCTGTACGTACGGTTTTATCGAGGCCCAAAAACCTCTGTGAACATCGACCTCTCCCGATGCTCGACCTCAGTTGGCGACTACGTGGCTATCCTGAAAATCGGGCTTTCTATGTTTGTCTCTCAAATTCTGTCTGCCCTCTCGATGGCGCTTATCTCTAATAAAGCGTCTCTCTACGGACCGTCGGGCGTGGCTGCCATGGGAGTCGTCCTGAGGATCGTCGCTCTTGGCTCTTTTGTCGTCTTTGGGTTTGTCAAAGGCCTTCAGCCTCTGGCAGGTTATTCCTATGGAGCGGGGAATGGGTCCAGAGTTCGAAAGGCTGAAAAGGTATGCTTGATATGGACCACGAGTTTTTGCCTCCTATGGATGGGTGTCATAGCTTTCTTTGGGAATCAGGTTATGTCGTGGTTCAGCACAGATCCGTCGGTGCTGAAGATCGGTCGGAAAGCCCTTCAGGTTCAAACCTTGCTCTTTTTCACGTTCGGTTTTCAGTTTACCTACGCGACTCTCTGTCTGGCGCTTGGGCACGCTCGTGAGGGAACGCTCCTCACAGTAAGCCGTCAAGGCCTGTTTCTCATACCGACCCTTATACTTCTTCATGCTTTCTTTGGATTGGATGGGGTTATCTACTCTCAGGCTGTGGCCGATGTTTTGGCGACGCTCTTGACCGTATCCCTGATCATGCCGGTTAGAAAAGAGGTGGACGCCATGATCCGTGTTCCTCGTGAGTCACATGTTTAA
- a CDS encoding alkyl hydroperoxide reductase encodes MSAVADKYEELQKLGVEVIAISVDSAFVHKVWNDQELSKMAKKDVPFYMASDSSGSVGTLYNVYSEKMGVDIRGRFIIDPDGVIQAMEVLTPPVGRRFEETLRQIQAFQHVRETQGVEACPASWVPGKKTLKPGPDLVGNVWKEWNPQDDL; translated from the coding sequence GTGTCAGCGGTCGCTGACAAATATGAGGAACTTCAGAAACTTGGTGTCGAGGTTATCGCCATCAGTGTGGACAGCGCCTTTGTCCACAAGGTATGGAACGATCAGGAGCTCAGCAAGATGGCGAAGAAAGATGTGCCTTTCTACATGGCGTCGGATAGCTCAGGATCTGTCGGCACCCTGTACAACGTATACAGCGAGAAGATGGGGGTTGATATAAGAGGTCGCTTCATCATTGATCCTGATGGCGTCATTCAGGCGATGGAGGTTCTGACGCCGCCTGTAGGACGTCGTTTTGAGGAAACTCTCCGTCAGATTCAGGCTTTTCAACATGTCCGAGAGACTCAGGGAGTCGAGGCTTGCCCTGCCAGTTGGGTTCCTGGGAAGAAAACCCTGAAACCTGGCCCTGATCTTGTAGGGAACGTCTGGAAAGAGTGGAACCCCCAGGACGATCTGTAA
- a CDS encoding creatininase translates to MGFPGTVNIGDEALYAVVRGITRSLLQHGMKKFIILNGHGGNGPILDKVALEVYQAGGLVAIVDWWVLAGQINSEWIGGHGAGSVMMALAPSSVVKENCFSSEISNLSECLRNTRISSVRYGKGSVRIIRDAWDVSSNGAYGGSDAPEDASAQIGQAILDTLTEYMDSFVTEFTALSLNNRKSSSYTLQSL, encoded by the coding sequence CTGGGTTTTCCAGGAACCGTCAACATTGGAGATGAGGCATTGTATGCCGTTGTTCGAGGAATTACTCGTTCTCTTCTTCAACACGGCATGAAAAAATTTATCATCCTTAATGGTCATGGTGGTAACGGCCCCATCCTGGACAAGGTCGCTCTTGAGGTGTATCAGGCGGGAGGCCTTGTCGCTATCGTGGATTGGTGGGTTCTTGCGGGGCAGATCAATTCGGAGTGGATTGGGGGGCATGGTGCGGGGTCGGTCATGATGGCGCTGGCCCCCTCATCGGTAGTCAAGGAGAATTGTTTTTCCTCAGAGATTAGCAATCTTTCGGAATGTCTGCGAAACACCCGTATCAGTTCCGTACGTTACGGGAAAGGATCGGTGCGTATTATCCGGGATGCTTGGGATGTTTCCTCTAACGGAGCGTACGGTGGCTCAGATGCTCCAGAAGACGCTTCTGCTCAGATAGGGCAAGCTATCCTCGATACTCTGACTGAGTACATGGATTCCTTTGTGACCGAATTTACAGCGCTTTCTCTGAACAACAGAAAGTCATCCTCCTACACCCTTCAATCTTTATGA
- the tilS gene encoding tRNA lysidine(34) synthetase TilS — protein sequence MDVSVLDELSAMLERAGRRQGWWGVESMAVGCSGGSDSMALLWLMVHRWPGMVLAVHLDHGLRGDEGHADAAFVAEWCRGASIPVRILRRDVPAEARKGESMELAARRIRHQALIDAAREWKASAVALAHTSDDVVETFFLNLSRGTGLYGLAGIPDVRGDLVRPVLEASRERLRELLREVRWPWVEDHTNDQDRYLRNRVRHELLPLLENRINQGVRRHVLDLVSDMRRWRHQEETEASLLAERLTLSLPRSLAALSRTGVLALARERQASLFRHMGRSLGLPVLSRNRTEGLLELAKKSSRWRFQWGGTVELCSHKNFLAWIDRSLLEESPPQSVNLERPRGRTRWGIWDVAWSYKRDVRSFRAPMEAAIPISDGDACTLFSASQVPERKKWGGPWWLADSVPVLAVDERPVWSPSFHVWKNGWDFPSNSVKCDGVCLIRFTCP from the coding sequence ATGGACGTGTCAGTACTGGATGAGCTTTCGGCGATGTTGGAGCGAGCCGGGCGTCGGCAAGGCTGGTGGGGTGTCGAGAGTATGGCGGTGGGGTGCTCTGGCGGGAGCGACTCGATGGCCTTGTTGTGGCTCATGGTTCATCGTTGGCCTGGGATGGTGTTGGCTGTACATCTGGACCACGGGCTTCGTGGCGACGAAGGACATGCCGATGCTGCTTTCGTGGCCGAATGGTGCAGGGGAGCGTCTATTCCGGTTCGTATCCTTCGTCGGGATGTTCCTGCTGAGGCACGAAAGGGCGAATCGATGGAGCTTGCGGCCCGTCGAATCCGTCATCAGGCTTTGATCGATGCGGCCCGGGAGTGGAAAGCCTCGGCGGTGGCTTTGGCTCATACCTCCGATGACGTGGTGGAGACCTTTTTCCTCAACCTGTCCCGAGGAACGGGTCTCTACGGACTTGCTGGGATTCCAGATGTCCGGGGAGATCTGGTTCGTCCCGTTTTGGAGGCCTCCCGGGAACGGCTTCGAGAGCTTCTTCGGGAGGTGCGGTGGCCCTGGGTAGAGGATCATACCAACGACCAGGATAGATATCTTCGAAATCGTGTCCGTCACGAGTTATTGCCCCTGTTAGAAAATCGGATTAACCAAGGTGTCCGTCGTCACGTTTTGGATCTGGTCTCCGATATGAGGCGATGGCGTCACCAGGAGGAGACAGAGGCGTCGCTTCTGGCGGAACGTCTGACTCTTTCTCTGCCGCGGAGCCTGGCAGCTCTGAGCCGAACTGGGGTTCTGGCGCTGGCCCGAGAGCGTCAGGCGTCGCTGTTTCGACACATGGGGCGTTCTCTGGGATTACCTGTTCTGTCTCGAAATCGGACTGAGGGTCTCCTTGAGCTGGCGAAGAAGTCATCTCGATGGCGGTTTCAGTGGGGCGGAACGGTGGAGCTCTGTTCTCACAAAAATTTTCTTGCGTGGATCGATCGATCTCTTTTGGAGGAATCTCCTCCTCAGTCTGTAAACCTGGAAAGGCCGAGGGGACGAACGCGGTGGGGAATTTGGGATGTGGCGTGGTCGTACAAAAGGGACGTTCGTTCCTTTCGAGCTCCTATGGAAGCCGCTATCCCGATTTCCGATGGCGATGCGTGTACTCTGTTTTCTGCGTCTCAGGTTCCCGAGAGGAAAAAATGGGGTGGCCCTTGGTGGTTGGCGGACTCCGTGCCCGTCCTCGCTGTCGATGAGAGACCTGTCTGGTCTCCATCTTTCCATGTGTGGAAAAATGGGTGGGATTTTCCCTCGAATAGTGTAAAATGTGATGGTGTTTGCCTGATACGGTTCACCTGTCCCTAA
- the hpt gene encoding hypoxanthine phosphoribosyltransferase, producing the protein MEYEISEILLEEDRIAARVAQLGAQISKDYEGKDLVVVGILRGAVIFMADLVRGIEDCVRVSMDFMSVSSYGASTQSNGVVRIAKDLDKDIRDKDVLIVEDIVDTGLTLSYLKRVLLERQPRSLALCSLLDKKERRVVDIAVDYVGFDIPDLFVVGYGLDYAERWRNLRSVYSVQPVSQV; encoded by the coding sequence ATGGAATATGAGATTTCTGAGATCCTTCTTGAGGAGGATCGCATCGCCGCTCGAGTTGCCCAACTGGGTGCCCAGATCAGCAAAGACTACGAGGGTAAGGACTTGGTCGTCGTTGGTATTCTTCGGGGAGCGGTGATTTTTATGGCTGACCTCGTTCGGGGTATCGAAGATTGTGTTCGAGTGAGCATGGATTTTATGAGTGTCTCGTCCTATGGTGCCTCCACCCAATCTAACGGAGTGGTCCGCATCGCCAAGGATCTGGATAAGGACATCCGAGACAAGGATGTCCTTATCGTTGAGGACATCGTGGACACGGGCTTGACTCTGTCGTACCTCAAAAGGGTTCTTCTGGAGCGCCAGCCTCGGAGCCTAGCCCTGTGTTCTTTGTTGGACAAAAAGGAACGGCGGGTTGTCGATATCGCTGTGGATTACGTGGGCTTCGACATTCCCGACCTGTTCGTTGTGGGGTACGGCCTGGATTACGCTGAGCGTTGGCGTAACCTGCGGTCGGTGTACTCGGTTCAGCCCGTATCTCAGGTGTAA